From a region of the Terriglobales bacterium genome:
- the nuoF gene encoding NADH-quinone oxidoreductase subunit NuoF, with translation MATLVSHPDEKKVVSSRFGKGAANIDTYLSLDGYKAVQKALKLGADGIIGEMKASNLRGRGGAGFPTGMKWSFVPKESPKPKYILCNGDESEPGTCKDRLILEHDPHAVIEGVVIAGLSVGAKVGYIYIRGEYRYLVDIMRKAIADAYARGFLGKNIFGSGVDFDCYWHTGAGAYEVGEESALMESLEGKRGIPRIRPPFPAVVGLWGGPTVINNVETLASVPHVILGGGEWYASLGTPKNGGTRLFCLSGHVNRPGVYELPLGYNLRKMIYDVAGGIPDGHGLKAVVPGGSSTPLLKPEEIDVAMDFDSLMKIGTFLGSGGVVVVDDHTCMVKFALRIMKFYQHESCGWCIPCREGTDWLKKTLTRFHAGGGLKKDIDNIQYLAENMLGRTFCPLGDAAAMPIIAIVKKWRNEFEDHLNGKPCPFEEHGAVTQLPVLA, from the coding sequence ATGGCGACTCTGGTGAGCCATCCCGACGAGAAGAAGGTGGTTTCCTCGCGCTTCGGAAAAGGAGCCGCGAACATCGACACCTATTTATCGCTCGACGGCTACAAGGCCGTGCAGAAGGCGCTCAAACTCGGCGCCGACGGCATCATCGGCGAGATGAAGGCATCGAACCTCCGCGGACGCGGCGGCGCCGGCTTCCCCACCGGCATGAAGTGGTCGTTCGTGCCCAAGGAATCACCCAAGCCGAAGTACATCCTGTGCAACGGCGACGAGTCCGAGCCCGGCACCTGCAAAGACCGCCTCATCCTGGAGCACGATCCGCACGCCGTCATCGAAGGCGTGGTCATCGCCGGACTCTCGGTCGGCGCCAAGGTCGGCTACATCTATATCCGCGGCGAGTACCGCTACCTGGTCGACATCATGCGCAAGGCGATTGCCGACGCCTACGCGCGCGGCTTCCTGGGTAAGAACATCTTCGGCTCCGGCGTCGACTTCGACTGTTACTGGCACACCGGCGCCGGCGCCTACGAGGTCGGCGAAGAATCGGCGCTCATGGAGTCGCTTGAAGGCAAGCGCGGCATCCCGCGCATCCGCCCGCCGTTTCCGGCCGTCGTCGGCCTGTGGGGCGGGCCCACGGTCATTAATAATGTGGAGACGCTCGCGTCCGTTCCGCACGTCATCCTGGGCGGCGGCGAGTGGTATGCGTCGCTGGGCACGCCGAAGAACGGCGGCACGCGCCTGTTCTGCCTCTCCGGACACGTCAACAGGCCCGGCGTGTACGAACTCCCGCTCGGCTACAACCTGCGCAAGATGATTTACGACGTGGCCGGCGGCATCCCGGATGGACACGGGCTCAAGGCCGTCGTGCCCGGCGGCTCGTCCACGCCGCTGCTCAAGCCGGAAGAAATCGACGTCGCCATGGACTTCGATTCGCTCATGAAGATCGGCACGTTCCTCGGATCGGGCGGCGTCGTCGTGGTGGACGACCACACCTGCATGGTGAAGTTCGCGCTGCGCATCATGAAGTTCTACCAGCACGAGAGCTGCGGCTGGTGCATCCCCTGCCGCGAAGGCACCGACTGGCTCAAGAAGACGCTTACCCGCTTCCACGCCGGCGGCGGGTTAAAGAAGGACATTGATAACATCCAGTATCTGGCTGAAAACATGCTGGGACGCACGTTCTGCCCGCTGGGCGACGCCGCCGCCATGCCGATCATTGCCATCGTAAAAAAGTGGCGCAACGAATTTGAAGACCACCTGAACGGCAAGCCGTGCCCATTTGAAGAACACGGCGCAGTAACGCAGTTGCCGGTGCTGGCGTGA
- a CDS encoding NAD(P)H-dependent oxidoreductase subunit E, with product MPPVSDQLDRFFTEKMRDYPTQRSFLVPMLLYTQDELGYLTEEAIAYIAEKTALTELEVRNVISYYSMLTTRPRGRFHVQVCTNISCLLRGGDEVFDYCREKLGIGHKQTTPDGLFTLEEVECIGACSWAPAMQVNYDFYENLTQESVDAVFDQLRAKGQ from the coding sequence ATGCCACCGGTCTCCGACCAACTCGATCGCTTCTTCACCGAGAAAATGCGTGATTACCCCACGCAACGATCTTTTCTCGTGCCGATGCTCCTCTACACGCAGGACGAACTGGGCTACCTGACCGAAGAGGCCATCGCCTACATCGCCGAAAAGACCGCGCTGACCGAACTCGAGGTGCGCAACGTGATCAGCTACTACTCCATGCTGACCACCCGGCCCCGCGGACGCTTCCACGTGCAGGTGTGCACCAACATCAGCTGCCTGCTGCGCGGCGGCGATGAAGTGTTCGACTACTGCCGCGAAAAACTCGGCATCGGCCACAAACAGACCACGCCCGACGGCCTCTTCACGCTGGAAGAAGTGGAGTGCATCGGCGCCTGCTCCTGGGCCCCGGCAATGCAGGTGAACTACGACTTTTACGAAAACCTGACGCAGGAAAGCGTCGACGCAGTCTTTGATCAGCTGAGAGCTAAGGGCCAATAG
- a CDS encoding alkaline phosphatase family protein produces the protein MRRLAAPLVAAGMFFGCGGSSSSGGGTTAGSPPPEAVQAQATPIYLVVLENTSYASVIGNPVMPFFNSLPARGALATAYFGNTHPSLPNYFMLTTGRLIAGDDSFSGTVDSDNVVRQLAAAGKTWHAYLESLPSRGYLGDDVYPYIKHHNPFAYLTDVVNNPAQAGNLRPFSEFAADSAADRVADFNFIVPNNLHNAHDCPDGTSNCSLSVKLAAADGWLGSHIGPLLGSSSFNQHGLLIILFDEGAVHDTQNGGGHVACLLIGPAVRQGLQSATLFQHQSTLRLVLELLGAGGLPGAAGGAAPMNGFFSVG, from the coding sequence ATGCGCCGTCTGGCGGCGCCGCTGGTGGCTGCCGGTATGTTTTTCGGTTGCGGCGGCTCATCGTCTTCCGGCGGTGGGACGACGGCCGGCTCCCCGCCGCCGGAGGCGGTCCAAGCTCAAGCGACGCCGATCTATCTCGTCGTGCTGGAAAACACATCGTACGCATCTGTCATCGGCAACCCGGTGATGCCCTTCTTTAATTCCCTGCCGGCGCGCGGCGCGCTGGCAACGGCCTACTTCGGCAACACCCACCCGTCGCTGCCCAACTACTTCATGCTCACCACCGGCCGGCTGATCGCCGGCGACGACAGCTTCTCCGGCACGGTCGATTCCGATAACGTCGTGCGCCAGCTCGCGGCCGCCGGAAAGACCTGGCACGCGTACCTGGAGAGCCTGCCGTCTCGCGGATATCTGGGCGATGACGTTTATCCCTATATCAAGCACCACAATCCGTTCGCATATCTCACCGACGTCGTCAACAATCCAGCGCAGGCGGGGAACCTGCGGCCATTTTCCGAGTTCGCGGCCGATTCTGCCGCGGACCGCGTCGCGGACTTCAATTTCATCGTCCCCAACAACCTGCACAATGCACACGACTGCCCCGACGGCACATCGAACTGCTCCCTGAGTGTGAAACTCGCTGCGGCCGACGGCTGGCTGGGTTCACATATCGGTCCGTTGCTCGGGAGCAGCTCGTTCAACCAGCACGGCCTGCTGATCATCCTGTTCGATGAAGGCGCCGTTCATGACACGCAAAACGGCGGCGGACACGTTGCCTGCCTTCTCATCGGACCTGCCGTGCGGCAGGGCCTGCAATCCGCGACTTTGTTCCAGCACCAGAGCACGCTTCGCCTGGTGCTCGAGTTGCTCGGCGCCGGCGGGCTGCCGGGAGCGGCCGGCGGAGCAGCCCCGATGAACGGATTCTTCAGCGTCGGCTGA
- a CDS encoding NADH-quinone oxidoreductase subunit J, whose protein sequence is MHLTLFIIFAAACVAGALNLLIQRHPINSALSLIVVMASLAALYMLLGAEFVAAIQVIVYAGAIMVLFVFVIMLLNAGEEERTRGSRVATRFGVPAVLLLAGVVTYVLMRQSGVLPVGALYGPPQQVGRLLFRDFLLPFEVTSVLILIAIMGAVVLAQRARSQESEAPGRREP, encoded by the coding sequence ATGCACTTAACTTTATTCATCATCTTCGCCGCAGCCTGCGTGGCGGGCGCGCTGAACCTGCTGATTCAGCGCCATCCCATCAACAGCGCGCTTTCGCTCATCGTCGTGATGGCGTCGCTGGCGGCGCTCTACATGCTGCTGGGCGCCGAATTCGTGGCCGCCATCCAGGTGATCGTCTACGCCGGCGCCATCATGGTGCTGTTCGTGTTCGTCATCATGCTGCTCAACGCCGGCGAAGAGGAGCGCACCCGCGGCAGCCGTGTGGCCACTCGATTCGGCGTTCCAGCTGTGCTGCTGCTGGCTGGCGTGGTCACCTATGTCCTGATGCGCCAATCCGGCGTGCTCCCCGTCGGCGCGCTCTACGGGCCGCCGCAGCAGGTCGGGCGCCTGCTCTTCCGCGACTTCCTGCTGCCCTTCGAAGTGACGTCTGTTTTGATCCTCATCGCCATCATGGGCGCGGTGGTGCTGGCCCAGCGCGCGCGGAGCCAGGAAAGCGAAGCACCTGGGCGGAGGGAGCCGTAA
- the nuoK gene encoding NADH-quinone oxidoreductase subunit NuoK → MVPIACYLVLSAVLFALGVAGFLIKRNIITIFMSIELMLNAVNLSFVAFAAQWQQLSGQVFVFFVMVVAAAEAAVGLAIIISVYRTRETLNVDRVNLLKL, encoded by the coding sequence ATGGTCCCCATCGCCTGCTACCTGGTGCTCAGCGCCGTCCTGTTCGCGCTCGGCGTGGCCGGGTTCCTCATCAAGCGCAACATCATCACGATTTTCATGTCCATCGAGCTGATGCTCAACGCGGTGAACCTGTCGTTCGTGGCCTTCGCGGCGCAGTGGCAGCAGCTCAGCGGACAGGTATTTGTTTTCTTCGTCATGGTCGTGGCCGCCGCCGAGGCCGCCGTCGGCCTGGCCATCATTATTAGTGTGTACCGCACGCGCGAGACCCTGAACGTGGACCGCGTGAACCTGCTGAAGCTATAG
- the nuoD gene encoding NADH dehydrogenase (quinone) subunit D: protein MAHLTPTPVLEPGQDRTMILNMGPQHPSTHGVLRLLLEIDGENVVRMMPDIGYLHTGIEKTCEAKFYQQVVPLTDRIDYLCPMTNNLAYCLAVEKLLGLEVPPRAQWIRVMLNELTRISSHLVWLGTHALDIGAMSVFLYCFREREDILRLFEAVSGQRMMTSYFRVGGLALEPPLGFMDRVRKFADRFPDRVDEYEALLTGNPIFQGRLKGVAHISAGDAIALGVTGPTLRASGVDWDLRRDQPYSGYEHFKFNVPISRDGDVWARYIVRVQEMRESIAMVRQALDGMPEGPVKADAPKVVLPDRDKMKTQMEALIYHFKIVTEGFAVPAGEVYMPIESPRGEMGYYVVSDGTAKPYRVHMRAPSFANLQALAPMCEGRLIADVVAAIGSIDIVLGEIDR from the coding sequence ATGGCACACCTGACTCCCACTCCCGTTCTCGAGCCCGGCCAGGACCGCACCATGATCCTGAACATGGGCCCGCAGCATCCGTCCACGCACGGCGTGCTGCGCCTGCTGCTGGAAATTGACGGCGAGAACGTGGTGCGCATGATGCCTGACATCGGCTACCTGCACACCGGCATCGAGAAGACGTGCGAGGCCAAGTTCTACCAGCAGGTCGTCCCGCTCACCGACCGCATCGACTATCTCTGCCCCATGACCAACAACCTGGCCTACTGCCTGGCGGTCGAAAAGCTCCTCGGCCTGGAGGTTCCGCCGCGCGCGCAGTGGATCCGCGTGATGCTCAACGAGCTCACCCGCATCTCGTCGCACCTGGTATGGCTGGGCACACACGCGCTCGACATCGGCGCGATGTCGGTCTTTCTTTATTGCTTCCGCGAGCGTGAAGACATCCTGCGGCTGTTCGAAGCCGTGAGCGGCCAGCGCATGATGACGTCGTACTTCCGCGTGGGCGGGCTGGCGCTGGAGCCGCCGCTCGGCTTCATGGACCGCGTCCGCAAGTTCGCCGACCGCTTCCCCGATCGCGTGGACGAGTACGAGGCCCTGCTCACCGGCAATCCCATTTTCCAGGGACGCCTCAAGGGCGTGGCCCACATATCGGCCGGCGACGCCATCGCGCTCGGCGTCACCGGCCCCACGCTGCGCGCCAGCGGCGTGGACTGGGACCTGCGCCGCGACCAGCCCTACTCCGGCTACGAACATTTCAAATTCAACGTGCCGATCTCGCGCGACGGCGATGTGTGGGCGCGCTACATCGTGCGCGTGCAGGAGATGCGCGAGTCCATCGCCATGGTTCGCCAGGCGCTCGACGGCATGCCCGAAGGCCCAGTGAAAGCCGACGCGCCCAAGGTCGTCCTGCCCGATCGCGACAAGATGAAGACGCAGATGGAGGCGCTCATCTACCACTTCAAGATCGTCACCGAAGGCTTCGCGGTGCCGGCGGGCGAGGTCTACATGCCCATCGAATCGCCGCGCGGCGAAATGGGCTACTACGTGGTCAGCGATGGCACGGCGAAGCCATACCGCGTCCACATGCGCGCTCCATCGTTCGCGAATTTGCAGGCGCTTGCGCCCATGTGCGAAGGCCGCTTGATCGCCGACGTGGTCGCCGCCATCGGGAGCATCGACATCGTGCTGGGAGAAATAGACCGATAA
- a CDS encoding NADH-quinone oxidoreductase subunit C, translating into MIDPAITDLAQLGQQPTIAALQAWNPAAVQSARLDRGELTVWIERAYLREACALLRSGLKFTALADLTCVDWYPSEPRFEVVYHLLSMERKDRVRLKVRLAGTDLDIESVTGVWPAANFFEREVFDLFGVRFSGHPNLNRLLMPQDWKGHPLRKDYPVEGYR; encoded by the coding sequence ATGATTGACCCCGCCATCACCGACCTGGCCCAGCTTGGCCAGCAGCCCACGATCGCCGCGCTGCAAGCCTGGAACCCGGCCGCGGTACAGTCGGCCAGGCTCGACCGCGGCGAACTCACCGTCTGGATCGAGCGTGCCTATCTGCGCGAGGCCTGCGCCCTGCTGCGCAGCGGCCTGAAGTTCACCGCGCTCGCCGACCTGACCTGCGTGGACTGGTATCCAAGCGAGCCGCGCTTCGAGGTCGTCTATCACCTGCTCTCGATGGAGCGCAAAGACCGCGTGCGGCTGAAGGTCCGCCTGGCGGGCACGGACCTCGACATTGAATCAGTGACCGGCGTCTGGCCGGCGGCGAATTTTTTTGAGCGCGAGGTCTTTGACCTGTTCGGCGTGCGCTTCTCCGGGCATCCGAACCTGAATCGCCTGCTCATGCCGCAGGACTGGAAGGGACATCCGCTGCGCAAGGACTATCCGGTGGAGGGATACCGCTGA
- a CDS encoding molybdopterin-dependent oxidoreductase produces the protein MPDGKMVTITVDGKQVQAPAGTLLIEACKSVGIEVPSFCYYPGLSLQAACRMCLVEIEKMPKMQTACTVPITDGMVVTTASEKVRQARKSTLEFLLGNHPLDCPVCDAGGECELQDMTFSYGAAESRFMEAKLHKEEQQWSPVVFFDRPRCILCYRCVRVCGEAMDVWALGVQNRGAASVIAPNQGDHLECEECGMCIDICPVGALTSGAYRYKTRPWEMKHVGTPCMHCADGCKTTLGVRRNEGGLQIVRGDNRDKSGINGDFLCIKGRYAFDVTQNDERVTQPLLRRNQHLVPATWEEAFEAAATGLRSALENGGPESVGVIGSNRTTNEENYLLQKFARTVLGTNNIDHHRTADFPAFSAALRGAKGKTASMRDLFTAPAILVIGNDPTEQHPLAAYNIRNNVRLHKARLYVVNDAPIKLRRQATVFIQVSENNGEARFVEFLASSSGAPSDLGVNGSTPESLAALRDKLKAEAALTVIFGAELRGPAIADLVRALPNANFMCLGDYANSRGAADMGLYPDLLPGYVPLADGARYSVEWKAAFPTRSGLALPEMFSAARDGKLGALYVVGSNPVARYGIDPFGLSRTFVVVHDMFLTETAMLADVVFPAACAYEKEGTFTNTAGDLQLVKKAGDVTGTRSDFEIIVRVAERLGCDVHRLVPFGPGSTRVDMGQSRGAQSGEADRHAVWLEAHGLEPKLSPLDPMAILDEIQRLVPGYAPEHGVSRRNLVAGNDVHTAAAEMGQFSVAQDPGLIVPSEDSLFTSGTLGRYSNTLQSVIERRADKPLEKKEQLV, from the coding sequence ATGCCTGACGGAAAGATGGTCACAATCACGGTAGATGGCAAGCAGGTACAGGCTCCCGCGGGCACGCTCCTCATCGAGGCCTGCAAGAGCGTGGGCATCGAGGTGCCGTCGTTCTGCTATTACCCGGGTCTCTCGCTCCAGGCCGCCTGCCGCATGTGCCTGGTCGAGATCGAGAAGATGCCGAAGATGCAGACGGCCTGCACCGTCCCCATCACCGACGGCATGGTCGTCACCACCGCCAGCGAAAAAGTCCGCCAGGCGCGCAAGTCCACGCTCGAGTTTCTGCTCGGCAACCATCCGCTCGACTGCCCCGTCTGCGACGCCGGCGGCGAGTGCGAACTGCAGGACATGACCTTCAGCTACGGCGCCGCCGAATCGCGCTTCATGGAAGCCAAGCTCCACAAAGAAGAGCAGCAGTGGTCGCCGGTGGTCTTCTTCGACCGGCCGCGCTGCATCCTCTGCTACCGCTGCGTGCGCGTCTGCGGCGAGGCCATGGACGTGTGGGCGCTCGGCGTGCAGAACCGCGGCGCCGCCTCCGTCATCGCGCCCAACCAGGGCGACCACCTGGAATGCGAAGAGTGCGGCATGTGCATCGATATCTGCCCGGTCGGCGCGCTCACCTCGGGCGCTTATCGCTACAAGACGCGCCCCTGGGAGATGAAGCACGTCGGCACGCCGTGCATGCATTGCGCCGATGGCTGCAAGACCACGCTCGGCGTCCGCCGCAACGAAGGCGGACTGCAGATCGTCCGCGGGGACAATCGCGACAAGAGCGGCATCAACGGCGACTTCCTCTGCATCAAGGGCCGCTACGCCTTCGACGTCACGCAGAACGACGAGCGCGTCACCCAGCCGCTCCTCCGCCGCAACCAGCACCTGGTGCCTGCGACCTGGGAAGAGGCGTTCGAAGCCGCAGCGACTGGGCTGCGCTCGGCGCTTGAAAACGGCGGGCCCGAGTCAGTCGGCGTGATCGGCTCCAACCGCACTACCAACGAAGAGAACTACCTGCTCCAGAAATTTGCGCGCACGGTGCTGGGCACCAACAACATCGACCATCATCGCACCGCCGACTTCCCTGCTTTCTCCGCCGCGTTGCGCGGCGCGAAGGGCAAAACGGCCAGCATGCGCGACCTGTTCACCGCGCCCGCTATTCTGGTAATCGGCAACGATCCTACCGAGCAGCACCCGCTCGCCGCCTACAACATCCGCAACAACGTCCGCCTGCACAAGGCGCGGCTCTACGTGGTGAACGACGCGCCCATCAAGCTGCGCCGCCAGGCAACGGTGTTCATCCAGGTCTCGGAAAACAACGGCGAGGCGCGCTTCGTCGAGTTCCTCGCATCATCGTCGGGCGCGCCCTCCGATCTCGGCGTGAATGGCTCGACGCCCGAGTCGCTAGCCGCCCTGCGCGACAAGCTCAAGGCGGAGGCTGCGCTCACCGTCATTTTTGGCGCCGAGCTCCGCGGTCCGGCGATCGCGGACCTGGTCCGCGCGCTGCCCAACGCCAACTTTATGTGCCTGGGTGACTACGCCAACTCGCGCGGCGCGGCCGACATGGGCCTCTACCCCGACCTGCTCCCCGGCTACGTTCCCCTGGCCGATGGCGCGCGCTATTCGGTCGAGTGGAAGGCGGCGTTTCCCACGCGGTCCGGCCTCGCGCTGCCGGAAATGTTCTCCGCCGCGCGCGACGGCAAGCTGGGCGCGCTCTACGTGGTCGGATCGAATCCCGTCGCCCGCTATGGCATCGATCCGTTCGGGCTCTCGCGCACCTTCGTCGTGGTGCACGACATGTTCCTCACCGAGACGGCGATGCTGGCCGACGTCGTGTTCCCGGCCGCCTGCGCCTACGAGAAAGAGGGCACATTCACCAACACCGCCGGCGACCTGCAGCTGGTGAAGAAGGCCGGCGACGTGACCGGCACCAGGTCCGATTTCGAAATCATTGTGCGCGTGGCCGAGCGGCTGGGTTGCGACGTTCACCGGCTCGTCCCCTTCGGCCCGGGTAGCACTCGCGTTGACATGGGACAGTCGCGCGGCGCGCAGTCCGGCGAGGCCGATCGGCACGCAGTCTGGCTCGAAGCTCACGGCCTGGAGCCGAAGCTGAGCCCGCTGGATCCGATGGCGATCCTCGACGAGATTCAGCGCCTCGTCCCCGGCTACGCGCCCGAACACGGCGTCAGCCGGCGGAACCTGGTCGCCGGCAACGATGTGCACACGGCCGCCGCCGAGATGGGCCAGTTCAGCGTCGCGCAGGACCCGGGTCTGATCGTGCCGTCGGAAGATTCCCTGTTCACCTCCGGCACCCTCGGCCGCTACTCCAACACGCTGCAATCGGTCATCGAGCGGCGCGCCGACAAGCCGCTGGAGAAAAAGGAACAGTTGGTCTAG
- the thiS gene encoding sulfur carrier protein ThiS, whose translation MRLIINGEEREFPQLASVADLVAQLAMKADRVAVELNRDIVPRGQWSSTPVADGDRLEIVHFVGGGSFRSS comes from the coding sequence ATGCGCCTCATCATCAACGGAGAAGAGCGCGAGTTTCCGCAACTGGCGAGCGTGGCCGACCTGGTCGCCCAACTCGCCATGAAAGCTGATCGCGTGGCGGTGGAATTGAATCGCGACATCGTGCCACGGGGGCAGTGGTCTTCGACACCGGTCGCCGACGGCGATCGGCTGGAGATTGTGCACTTCGTGGGCGGCGGCTCTTTTCGGTCATCCTGA
- a CDS encoding NADH-quinone oxidoreductase subunit A: MPENYFARYVPLLLQGCVALLIAGAMVTLSWLLGKHRPSRVKLQPYECGITPTGDARQSFSVKFYLVAMLFILFDVEAVFLYPWAVIFRELKMFGFWEMLVYIGIVLVGFFYVWKKGVLDWAGESRSRSASWGANHD, from the coding sequence ATGCCTGAAAACTATTTCGCCCGCTACGTGCCGCTGCTCCTTCAAGGCTGCGTGGCGTTGTTGATCGCGGGCGCGATGGTGACCCTCTCCTGGCTGCTCGGCAAGCACCGGCCCAGCCGCGTCAAACTCCAGCCCTACGAATGCGGCATCACGCCCACCGGCGACGCCCGCCAGAGCTTCTCGGTGAAGTTCTACCTCGTCGCTATGCTGTTCATCCTGTTCGACGTGGAAGCCGTCTTCCTCTACCCCTGGGCGGTGATTTTCCGCGAGCTGAAGATGTTCGGATTCTGGGAGATGCTGGTGTACATCGGCATCGTGCTGGTCGGCTTCTTCTACGTATGGAAGAAAGGCGTCCTCGACTGGGCGGGCGAAAGCCGATCGCGGAGCGCTTCCTGGGGTGCGAATCATGATTGA
- a CDS encoding MerR family transcriptional regulator — MEKGYTSNRVVELTGITPRQLQWWDERGIVAPAREGRNRLYSMADLAEIAVICELRRKGFSLQRVRKVMRFLQRELGKRLVDTVSAGSDCHLLTDGRTVYLETSARQVIDILKNARQPMFAVCLSDTVRQVKAELRGLDARGRRNGRAARRKPAARARVQPSVRRRAG; from the coding sequence ATGGAAAAAGGGTACACGTCGAACCGGGTGGTGGAGCTGACGGGCATCACGCCGCGCCAGCTGCAGTGGTGGGATGAGCGCGGCATCGTGGCGCCGGCGCGCGAGGGGCGCAACCGGCTCTACTCGATGGCCGACCTCGCCGAAATCGCCGTCATCTGCGAGCTGCGGCGCAAGGGCTTCTCGCTGCAGCGCGTGCGCAAGGTGATGCGCTTCCTGCAGCGCGAGCTTGGCAAGCGGCTGGTGGACACGGTCAGCGCCGGCTCGGACTGCCACCTGCTCACCGACGGTCGCACGGTGTACCTGGAAACCTCGGCCCGGCAGGTGATTGACATTCTGAAGAACGCGCGCCAGCCCATGTTCGCCGTCTGCCTGAGCGACACGGTGCGCCAGGTGAAAGCGGAGCTGCGCGGCCTCGATGCAAGGGGCCGGCGCAATGGGCGGGCGGCTCGGCGCAAGCCAGCTGCGCGCGCGCGTGTGCAGCCGAGCGTGCGGCGCCGCGCCGGGTAG
- the nuoH gene encoding NADH-quinone oxidoreductase subunit NuoH translates to MSLLTDTIVSLVKIAITLFVLLTAVAYAVWLERKLVGRMQNRWGPTRVGPFGLLQPLADGLKFILKEDIIPANVYRPLYILAPILSVTLALLSISVIPIGDRITIGNFTTPIQITDVNIGLLIILGVTSIGVYGIALAGWSSNSKYSLLGSLRASAQMVSYELALGLSLIGVLIFAGSFSLRDIVTSQLHGHWNIVWRGQIVAFFIYLMAAFAETNRIPFDLPEAETELVAGYHTEYSAMKFAMFFMAEYTNMITVACLATILFLGGWDGPDFAPASWTLLRQLLPVFWFLLKVFAFIFLYIWIRGTLPRFRYDQLMSFGWKFLLPVAIANILVTSLVVGLMS, encoded by the coding sequence TTGAGTCTCCTTACCGACACCATCGTTTCGCTGGTCAAGATCGCGATCACGCTCTTCGTGCTGTTGACGGCGGTCGCTTATGCTGTCTGGCTCGAGCGCAAATTGGTTGGAAGGATGCAGAACCGCTGGGGCCCCACGCGCGTCGGCCCGTTCGGCCTGCTGCAGCCGCTGGCCGACGGCCTGAAGTTCATCCTGAAGGAAGACATCATCCCGGCCAACGTCTATCGGCCGCTCTACATTCTTGCGCCAATCCTGTCGGTCACTCTGGCGCTGCTTTCCATCAGTGTGATCCCGATCGGCGACCGCATCACCATCGGCAACTTCACCACGCCCATCCAGATCACCGACGTCAACATCGGCCTGCTCATCATCCTTGGCGTCACATCCATCGGCGTGTACGGCATCGCGCTGGCCGGCTGGTCGTCGAACAGCAAGTACTCGCTGCTCGGCTCGCTGCGCGCCAGCGCGCAGATGGTGAGTTATGAGCTGGCGCTCGGCCTGTCGCTCATCGGCGTGCTCATCTTCGCCGGCAGCTTCAGCCTGCGCGACATCGTGACCAGCCAGCTCCACGGCCACTGGAACATTGTGTGGCGCGGGCAGATTGTCGCCTTCTTCATTTACCTGATGGCCGCCTTCGCCGAGACCAACCGCATCCCCTTCGACCTGCCGGAAGCAGAAACCGAGCTCGTAGCCGGCTATCACACCGAGTACAGCGCCATGAAGTTCGCCATGTTCTTCATGGCCGAGTACACCAACATGATCACGGTCGCGTGCCTCGCCACCATCCTGTTCTTGGGCGGATGGGACGGCCCCGACTTCGCTCCGGCCTCCTGGACGCTGCTGCGCCAGCTTTTGCCTGTGTTCTGGTTCCTGCTGAAAGTTTTCGCGTTCATCTTTCTTTACATTTGGATCCGCGGCACGCTGCCGCGCTTCCGTTATGACCAGCTGATGTCCTTTGGCTGGAAATTTCTGCTGCCCGTCGCGATTGCGAACATTCTCGTGACGAGCTTGGTGGTCGGATTGATGAGTTAA